From a single Candidatus Hydrogenedentota bacterium genomic region:
- a CDS encoding DUF4838 domain-containing protein yields the protein MFTTTRLLSICIALAASFAAFALPAKDLSQWSILVAPDAIPSEQFAAQEFQSLWQACSGVTLPISNVGETGKNYIVIGPGMANQAGVSNNDLGEEGLLIRVAPNALVITGGQPRGTLYGVYEFFERYVGARFLTTDHTWFPEDAATRDLKNGEYRYAPPFSFRWSYYGENNTNPAFATRMRVNTVATDEKFGGVTPQNLISHSFYHHCPAEKFGKEHPEYFALVGGERKLEMHGGGPELCLTNPAVLDVVTASVLADLEKNPQLRNISVSQNDNDAYCRCENCEAINQREGTPMGTYLAFVNAVAERIEPKFPNTKIGTLAYWHTRKAPKTIRPRHNVQIQLCSIECCTLHPINDPKCEKNREFCDDLANWKAISDDIWVWNYNTNFASYDLPFPNLRVIGPNVNYFLNNNVHGLFMQAAGNCLSAEFSDLRNYVISQLMWNPDQEGWALVEEFCKLHYGPAAKPILEYLTALHDNAESSGMHPDCFPTAVEVGLNRDFSIKAIGWFQMALALAPDDATRARVEKASLCAWKALIESSSGTRYENGRCHIALPEGYENAIETYIALGRKAGLTMARELQTAEDLYTSLQGLSAGFPAVRFENDTWQVTVLPEQNGKLASMVYKPTGRDVVFPRGRMFNRHRAMEEWGVAGFTDKDLLKFNAEATDNGVTLTGTLDGRVTIVRRIDFDPANPARVRFHTTLTHLGAEPQNYQIWIHPEYDSNTTAANEKAVTGYVEHDGWKALVEDDKFGGGPNEETLRKATGNKFAFYNSELNFGVVQTFDRNEIERLDLFWRPNRSQINLEMYTKTKELKTSETFDYGYTLELLTAPPA from the coding sequence ATGTTCACCACCACCCGCCTGCTAAGCATCTGCATCGCGCTGGCCGCGTCTTTTGCCGCCTTCGCACTCCCCGCAAAGGATCTCTCCCAGTGGAGCATCCTCGTCGCGCCCGACGCCATCCCCAGCGAGCAATTCGCCGCCCAGGAATTTCAGTCCCTGTGGCAAGCCTGCAGCGGCGTCACCCTCCCCATCAGCAATGTTGGCGAGACCGGCAAAAACTACATCGTGATCGGCCCCGGCATGGCCAACCAGGCGGGCGTGAGCAACAATGACCTGGGCGAGGAGGGCCTCCTGATCCGCGTGGCGCCGAACGCCCTCGTCATCACCGGCGGCCAGCCGCGTGGCACCCTTTACGGCGTCTACGAGTTCTTCGAGCGCTACGTCGGCGCCCGCTTTCTCACCACGGACCACACCTGGTTCCCGGAAGATGCCGCCACCCGCGATCTGAAGAATGGCGAATACCGCTATGCCCCACCCTTCTCCTTTCGCTGGAGCTACTACGGCGAAAACAACACCAACCCCGCGTTTGCAACCCGCATGCGCGTCAACACCGTGGCGACCGACGAAAAGTTCGGCGGCGTCACACCCCAGAATCTCATCAGCCACTCCTTTTACCACCATTGCCCCGCGGAAAAATTCGGTAAGGAACACCCCGAGTATTTCGCCCTCGTCGGCGGCGAACGCAAGCTGGAAATGCACGGCGGCGGCCCCGAGCTCTGCCTTACCAACCCCGCCGTGCTCGATGTCGTGACGGCCTCCGTCCTGGCCGATTTGGAAAAGAACCCCCAGTTGCGCAATATCAGCGTCAGCCAGAACGACAACGACGCCTACTGCCGCTGTGAGAACTGCGAGGCGATCAACCAGCGCGAAGGCACGCCCATGGGCACCTACCTCGCCTTCGTCAACGCCGTGGCGGAACGCATCGAGCCCAAGTTCCCCAACACAAAGATCGGCACCCTCGCCTACTGGCACACGCGCAAGGCCCCAAAAACCATCCGTCCGCGACACAATGTCCAGATCCAGCTCTGCAGCATCGAGTGCTGTACCCTCCACCCCATCAACGATCCAAAGTGCGAGAAGAATCGTGAGTTCTGTGACGACCTCGCGAACTGGAAAGCCATCAGCGACGATATCTGGGTCTGGAATTACAACACCAATTTCGCCAGCTACGACCTGCCCTTCCCCAACCTCCGCGTGATCGGACCCAACGTCAATTACTTCCTCAACAACAACGTCCACGGCCTTTTCATGCAAGCCGCCGGCAACTGCCTGAGCGCCGAGTTCAGCGATCTCCGCAACTACGTCATCAGCCAACTCATGTGGAATCCCGATCAGGAAGGCTGGGCGCTGGTGGAGGAGTTCTGCAAGCTTCACTACGGACCCGCCGCCAAACCGATCCTCGAATACCTCACCGCCCTCCACGACAACGCCGAATCCTCAGGCATGCACCCGGACTGCTTCCCCACCGCCGTGGAAGTCGGCCTTAACCGCGACTTCTCCATCAAGGCCATTGGCTGGTTTCAGATGGCCCTGGCCCTCGCTCCCGACGACGCCACCCGCGCCCGCGTGGAGAAGGCCAGCCTCTGCGCCTGGAAGGCCCTCATCGAAAGCAGCAGCGGCACGCGCTATGAAAACGGCCGCTGCCATATCGCCCTGCCCGAAGGATACGAGAATGCCATCGAGACCTACATTGCCCTCGGCCGAAAAGCCGGGCTGACCATGGCCCGGGAACTTCAGACCGCCGAAGACCTTTACACCAGCCTCCAGGGCCTGAGCGCGGGCTTCCCTGCCGTGCGATTTGAGAATGACACCTGGCAGGTCACCGTGCTCCCCGAGCAAAACGGCAAGCTCGCCTCAATGGTCTACAAGCCCACCGGTCGCGATGTCGTGTTTCCGCGCGGGCGCATGTTCAACCGCCACCGCGCCATGGAAGAATGGGGCGTCGCCGGTTTCACCGACAAAGACCTCCTCAAGTTCAACGCGGAAGCCACCGACAACGGCGTCACCCTGACCGGCACGCTCGACGGGCGTGTCACCATCGTGCGCCGCATCGATTTCGATCCCGCCAACCCCGCACGGGTCCGCTTCCACACGACCCTCACCCACCTCGGCGCGGAGCCGCAGAACTATCAGATCTGGATCCACCCCGAGTACGACTCCAACACCACCGCGGCCAACGAAAAGGCCGTCACCGGCTACGTCGAGCACGACGGCTGGAAGGCCCTCGTGGAAGACGACAAATTCGGCGGAGGCCCCAACGAAGAGACCCTGCGCAAGGCCACCGGCAACAAATTCGCCTTCTATAACAGCGAGCTGAACTTCGGCGTCGTTCAGACTTTCGATCGCAACGAAATCGAACGCCTCGACCTCTTCTGGCGCCCAAACCGCTCCCAGATCAATCTGGAAATGTACACGAAAACAAAAGAACTGAAGACCAGCGAGACCTTCGATTATGGTTACACGTTGGAGCTGCTGACAGCACCCCCGGCATAA
- a CDS encoding DUF4145 domain-containing protein, with translation MTAPALKSPNFNFLADHDPQLLEYAARAERYVLDDPNTTLIKLRQLAEALAEDAAAYDGMRLLPEDDFSDILRRLKREDIITQEMADIFHGLRKAGNEAAHEGGGTRQDAVSQLKLAHRLAVWFHRAFRDPAFKPKPFLLPPAPDGVAPEVKEELERLRKARWDAEREADESEEALEVAERKRAAAEAKAAELYADLEAALALARESETDQEAMFRRHEAAVARLRAEAHSASHEERAARQHQARSAAQAFDLSEAEARERIDADLRAKGWEADTIVRTRAHGARPEADRNMAIAAVPTPAGPADYILYCGLRAAAVIEAKRSNTDLRAALDEAARYGMVYQALADETVAEDTATGHPIPLLFASNGRPIVSESDPRSGIWTRDVRSGKTRALKDWPTPEELAAMIKAPADVPRDSAGGGFVCPEPR, from the coding sequence ATGACCGCACCTGCCTTGAAATCGCCCAACTTCAATTTTCTCGCCGATCACGATCCCCAGCTTCTCGAATACGCGGCGCGGGCCGAGCGCTATGTCCTCGACGACCCGAACACGACCTTAATCAAATTGCGCCAGCTCGCCGAGGCGCTGGCGGAGGATGCGGCGGCCTACGACGGCATGCGCCTCCTCCCGGAAGATGATTTCAGCGACATCCTCCGTCGCCTCAAGCGCGAGGATATCATCACGCAGGAAATGGCGGACATCTTCCACGGCCTGCGCAAGGCGGGCAACGAAGCGGCGCACGAGGGCGGTGGCACGCGCCAGGATGCGGTTTCGCAGTTGAAACTGGCCCACCGCCTCGCGGTGTGGTTTCATCGGGCCTTTCGCGATCCGGCCTTCAAGCCGAAACCCTTTCTTCTGCCGCCCGCGCCGGACGGTGTGGCCCCCGAAGTGAAGGAAGAGTTGGAGCGCCTGCGCAAGGCCCGTTGGGATGCGGAGCGCGAGGCCGACGAATCGGAAGAGGCTCTGGAGGTGGCCGAGCGCAAGCGCGCGGCGGCGGAAGCGAAGGCGGCGGAGCTCTACGCGGACCTGGAAGCCGCCCTGGCCCTCGCGCGCGAGTCGGAGACCGATCAGGAGGCCATGTTCCGCAGGCACGAGGCCGCCGTGGCCCGGCTCCGCGCCGAAGCACACTCCGCCAGCCACGAAGAGCGCGCCGCGCGCCAGCACCAGGCCCGAAGCGCCGCACAGGCTTTCGATCTCTCGGAGGCCGAAGCCCGTGAACGTATCGACGCGGACCTCCGCGCGAAGGGCTGGGAGGCCGACACCATCGTCCGCACCCGGGCCCACGGCGCACGGCCCGAGGCGGACCGCAACATGGCCATCGCGGCGGTCCCCACCCCCGCGGGCCCCGCCGACTACATCCTCTATTGCGGACTGCGCGCCGCCGCCGTCATCGAGGCCAAGCGGAGCAACACCGATCTCCGCGCCGCCCTGGACGAAGCCGCGCGCTACGGCATGGTCTATCAGGCCCTCGCCGACGAAACCGTCGCGGAGGATACCGCCACGGGACACCCCATCCCCCTGCTCTTCGCGAGCAATGGTCGGCCTATCGTTTCGGAGTCCGATCCCCGCAGCGGCATCTGGACGCGGGATGTCCGCAGCGGAAAAACTCGTGCGCTAAAAGATTGGCCTACGCCGGAGGAATTGGCCGCGATGATAAAGGCTCCCGCAGACGTGCCACGCGATTCCGCCGGAGGCGGATTCGTGTGCCCTGAGCCTCGTTGA
- a CDS encoding VCBS repeat-containing protein yields the protein MEIIMIKSRYSLPLFLATTFVTGLGLLSTACTPPEPDVPSAAFTASPETGPAPLVVQFTDTSTTSGGGAPESWLWDFGDGSTSTSQSPSHTYEGIGVYTVSLTVTLGEETDTATQSNLIEVRDPDAPPSTPANLVFPQTPLTGSAATISGTADPNATIHVIVSTNMTFTTTADASGAFSVEVTLLAGQRNRLSVIAENALGLRSAPAPVEITQDAQAPMVAIDFPEDGLELTNESIQVAGRISDVLSGFLGLEVQVNGGAAEVFPGIGTNGSFERQAVPLALGANVITATGVDAAGNSTTATVTVTRVAATGPRLTVVSGNDQSGEIRTELANPVVVKVANEDGSPFVGKTVNFHVTRSDGRLATVSGAEERAMRLQTRTDSEGLATVFWTLGSDAGQGNNRISVTSEDIAGTTFFCASALAGPPAQINIMMGNDQRAETGAPAPERLIAWVSDGGNSVGGVPVTFRVVSGDGGFEPDGNPEITIDTDITGNARTYFTAGETPGKNIIEANFEGNTGLPATFTIEGVQRTEGQPTTFSGVVLDNANSPVGGVEVDISVNGVFLEPAITDEEGRFLFTGIPDGPARGRFDGRTATTLGGEPITGGGFPRLPFETTIIANAANTLPRPVYLPQLDPANEVLYDGTQDVELRVAGVEGLKMVVKAGSMTNSDGTIPSPSNPATLSLTQVHYDDVPMALPGGVATQFAWTLQPSQARFDPPVEITYPNMSGLPAGAAAYFLSFEHGTNAFEIAASGRVSDDASEIVSDPGSGLYVAGWGGNCPPYAVTGVVRNCFEVAVAFLEGSPRCPQAFPGLCPEEWSAGDFSAAFGPLANSLREIEPYRVTAKVFPSANSAASQLFAVNQWLDRLTEEARENVPGSAECPRPFLILVGHSLGGDTVRLAGDLNPDVAIIADGISRELVLEDFPGVPFYQRDQVLPGVGGVINFVTPDGLTDVERANCSNIGVDNFGDIECLRGFRVEGDSVIEVPGTDHKSIIESALFQDRVRQEVIDALDLPTPPKQGEEPPVLLDSRYTLFANGQAFRVDDDGLFVIPNITAPDQFGTAGPGSRPDFIADDVISVVGVANIDGQMKYATSGSFRVVNNGVAIVNSFSLSDTPPLFPKKLDLDAVASVLQPEATTQLTATAIQFDDTENDVTPVAAGTTYRVSSTDFITVDEAGVLTALQNGVAVVTATNQGVTSAKRVTIASDTISTTVEGFVRDADGNPVAGVVVTTTAFGGSATTDANGFFTLVLTLPSTTNFVTLVTTVGDDELDSGLVPVVADGITDAGILAPRVVLFSTTVSGTVQRDDESPVEGAAVFTSLGGQGLTNASGAFSFVVEGNVPSGGLPLLDVTARLTEGETTLSGQVTGLTIVPDGVTNAGAITITETIALLYPGARFPFEGTVQDVATGDINGDGLPDLVVVTSDSVNFVVDARLVSLLNRSDGTFSAPNSVSVGELPADVTLADMNNDSNLDAIFAGFIDDSVFIALGNGDGTFDELVGFNASVEGTGDVAIGDINNDDVLDVVASSSNSGVINFFLGNGDGTLQEPTALQITGNNILDLGLAKANGDDNLDLYVLNRGLSKFEMRLGNGDATFQDPVSYDAVFAPDHLVLADLNGDDVLDVAFSGQEAPLGVLLGAADGTFSPQVTYPITGSARCVSAGDFDGDGSIDLATANSILNSGNINLFFNDGDGAFPEIRIVGSSRFTRCITNLDADGDSIVDLLPLTGSGYGDIVVLRGLGDGIFDTQLVVPTGDFGNRSLNATHMDGDDHLDLVTVRTTDGQVLVFPGNGDATFAAPIASPLATGFNDLVLGRVNSDNLPDIVSAHATPGRVGIMLGSGEGSFQSPTFIESGSRVASVALGDFDRDGATDVAAVPSPSNGVTILLGIGDGTFQNPFDVSGGSSPQVVKVANINQDNNPDLVTTEFGGGPRIYLGNGDGSFQSPSPAGSGQLAIAVGDLNGDGDLDVVGSNFNDSTIYVSLGRGDGTFQNAVSFEIPNRPYDASYYRLHIADVTLDGAPDILFGEEPGIESVGVIVGDGTGFFSGASSYDLTDPFTTGLAVGDFNEDGLPDIAAGNGGANNISILLHR from the coding sequence ATGGAGATCATCATGATAAAGTCCCGCTACAGTCTGCCGCTCTTCCTCGCCACAACGTTTGTGACCGGCCTCGGCCTGCTCTCCACCGCATGTACACCGCCGGAGCCCGATGTTCCGAGTGCGGCATTTACCGCGTCCCCGGAAACCGGGCCCGCGCCGCTGGTGGTTCAATTTACCGACACCTCCACGACCTCCGGCGGCGGCGCCCCGGAAAGCTGGCTGTGGGACTTCGGCGACGGCAGCACAAGCACAAGCCAGTCCCCCTCCCATACCTACGAAGGCATTGGTGTCTACACCGTCTCGCTGACGGTCACGCTGGGCGAGGAAACCGACACCGCCACGCAGTCGAACTTGATCGAGGTTCGGGATCCCGATGCGCCGCCCAGCACGCCGGCCAACCTGGTGTTCCCCCAGACGCCCCTGACCGGAAGCGCCGCGACCATTTCCGGAACGGCCGATCCCAACGCGACCATTCACGTTATCGTGTCCACGAACATGACCTTCACGACGACTGCGGATGCCTCCGGCGCCTTCTCCGTGGAAGTTACGCTTCTGGCCGGCCAGCGCAATCGACTCTCGGTCATCGCGGAAAACGCGCTTGGCCTCCGCAGCGCACCGGCCCCGGTCGAGATTACCCAGGACGCGCAGGCGCCCATGGTGGCCATCGATTTCCCCGAGGACGGCCTGGAACTCACCAACGAATCCATTCAGGTCGCTGGACGCATCAGCGATGTGCTCAGCGGCTTCCTGGGCCTCGAAGTCCAGGTCAACGGCGGCGCGGCCGAGGTGTTCCCCGGCATCGGCACCAATGGCTCCTTTGAGCGCCAGGCGGTGCCCCTCGCCCTGGGCGCCAACGTGATCACCGCCACGGGCGTCGACGCGGCCGGCAACAGCACGACCGCCACGGTGACCGTTACCCGCGTGGCCGCGACGGGCCCGCGCTTGACCGTCGTGTCCGGCAATGACCAGAGCGGAGAAATTCGCACCGAACTCGCAAACCCGGTCGTTGTGAAGGTGGCGAACGAAGACGGCTCGCCCTTCGTCGGGAAAACCGTGAACTTCCACGTCACCCGAAGCGACGGGCGCCTCGCCACGGTGTCGGGTGCGGAAGAGCGCGCGATGCGCCTCCAGACGCGGACCGATAGCGAGGGCCTCGCCACGGTCTTCTGGACGCTGGGCTCCGACGCGGGCCAGGGCAACAACCGGATCAGCGTCACCAGCGAAGATATCGCGGGGACCACGTTCTTCTGCGCTTCGGCCCTGGCCGGGCCGCCCGCCCAGATCAACATCATGATGGGCAACGACCAGCGCGCGGAAACAGGAGCCCCGGCGCCGGAGCGTCTGATTGCGTGGGTGAGCGACGGCGGCAACTCCGTGGGGGGCGTCCCGGTTACCTTTCGGGTCGTTTCCGGCGATGGCGGATTCGAACCGGACGGGAACCCGGAGATCACCATCGATACGGATATCACCGGAAACGCACGGACCTACTTCACTGCGGGAGAGACGCCCGGAAAGAACATCATCGAGGCGAATTTTGAAGGGAACACCGGCCTGCCCGCCACCTTCACGATTGAAGGGGTTCAGCGCACCGAGGGCCAGCCCACCACCTTCTCCGGGGTTGTGCTCGACAATGCAAACTCGCCCGTGGGTGGTGTGGAGGTGGACATCTCCGTCAATGGCGTCTTCCTGGAACCGGCCATCACCGATGAAGAGGGTCGCTTTCTATTCACCGGCATTCCCGATGGCCCCGCCCGAGGTCGCTTCGACGGGCGCACCGCCACAACCCTGGGCGGAGAACCCATCACCGGCGGTGGCTTCCCCCGGCTGCCCTTTGAGACGACCATCATCGCCAACGCCGCGAACACCCTGCCGCGACCGGTCTATCTGCCCCAGCTTGACCCCGCGAACGAAGTGCTGTATGACGGCACCCAGGACGTGGAGCTGCGCGTCGCGGGTGTTGAAGGATTGAAAATGGTGGTGAAGGCGGGTTCCATGACGAACTCCGACGGTACCATTCCTTCGCCGTCGAATCCCGCCACCCTGTCCCTCACCCAGGTGCACTACGACGACGTGCCCATGGCCCTGCCCGGCGGCGTGGCGACGCAGTTCGCCTGGACACTGCAACCCTCCCAAGCCCGCTTCGACCCGCCCGTGGAGATTACCTACCCCAACATGTCCGGCCTGCCCGCCGGGGCCGCGGCCTACTTCCTCAGCTTCGAACATGGCACCAACGCTTTTGAAATCGCGGCCTCGGGACGGGTGAGCGACGACGCGAGCGAAATTGTTTCCGATCCCGGCTCCGGCCTCTACGTGGCCGGCTGGGGCGGCAATTGCCCGCCCTACGCCGTCACCGGTGTCGTGCGCAACTGTTTTGAGGTCGCCGTGGCCTTCCTCGAAGGAAGCCCGAGGTGTCCCCAGGCCTTTCCGGGTTTGTGTCCCGAGGAATGGAGCGCGGGTGACTTCTCCGCCGCGTTTGGTCCCCTGGCGAACAGCCTCCGGGAGATTGAGCCCTACCGCGTGACGGCAAAAGTGTTTCCCTCCGCCAACTCCGCCGCGTCGCAACTCTTCGCCGTGAACCAGTGGCTCGATCGCCTCACGGAAGAAGCCCGGGAGAACGTCCCGGGCTCCGCCGAATGCCCGCGCCCCTTCCTCATCCTCGTGGGCCACAGCCTGGGCGGTGACACGGTTCGCCTCGCCGGCGACCTCAACCCGGATGTCGCCATCATCGCCGATGGCATCAGCCGCGAACTGGTGCTGGAGGATTTCCCCGGTGTGCCCTTCTATCAGCGCGATCAGGTGCTGCCCGGCGTCGGCGGCGTCATTAACTTTGTCACCCCCGACGGGCTGACCGATGTTGAACGGGCAAACTGTTCCAACATTGGCGTGGACAACTTCGGCGATATCGAGTGCCTGCGCGGCTTTCGCGTCGAGGGCGATAGCGTGATCGAAGTGCCGGGAACCGATCACAAGTCGATCATCGAGAGTGCCCTCTTCCAGGACCGTGTCCGTCAGGAAGTGATCGATGCCCTCGATCTGCCGACACCGCCCAAGCAGGGGGAAGAGCCCCCGGTGCTGCTGGACAGCCGCTACACCCTCTTCGCCAATGGCCAGGCCTTCCGCGTCGACGACGACGGCCTCTTCGTTATCCCCAATATAACCGCACCCGATCAATTTGGTACCGCGGGCCCCGGCTCGCGGCCCGATTTCATTGCCGACGACGTGATCAGCGTGGTGGGCGTGGCCAACATCGACGGTCAGATGAAGTATGCGACCAGCGGAAGCTTCCGCGTGGTGAACAATGGCGTCGCCATCGTAAACAGCTTCTCCCTGTCCGACACGCCGCCCCTCTTCCCGAAAAAACTCGATCTGGACGCCGTCGCCTCGGTCCTGCAACCCGAAGCCACCACCCAACTGACCGCAACGGCCATCCAGTTTGACGACACCGAAAACGACGTGACCCCCGTGGCTGCGGGAACCACCTACCGCGTAAGCAGCACGGATTTCATCACCGTGGATGAAGCAGGCGTTCTCACGGCACTGCAAAACGGCGTCGCCGTCGTCACCGCAACCAATCAGGGCGTCACCTCCGCGAAACGCGTCACCATTGCGTCGGATACCATCTCCACCACCGTTGAGGGCTTCGTGCGCGACGCCGATGGCAACCCCGTGGCCGGAGTCGTCGTCACCACAACGGCCTTTGGCGGTTCGGCCACCACCGACGCCAACGGCTTCTTCACCCTGGTCCTCACATTGCCCTCGACAACCAACTTCGTCACGCTCGTCACCACGGTAGGTGACGATGAACTCGACTCCGGCCTGGTTCCCGTCGTGGCGGATGGAATCACCGACGCGGGCATCCTCGCGCCCCGGGTGGTCCTTTTCTCCACCACCGTCAGTGGCACCGTGCAACGCGATGACGAATCCCCCGTGGAGGGTGCCGCCGTCTTTACCAGCCTCGGCGGTCAGGGACTCACCAATGCCAGCGGCGCGTTCTCCTTCGTGGTGGAGGGCAATGTGCCCTCCGGCGGCCTGCCGCTCCTCGACGTTACGGCCCGCCTCACCGAGGGGGAAACCACCCTATCCGGCCAGGTCACGGGACTGACCATCGTGCCCGACGGCGTCACCAATGCCGGCGCCATAACCATCACGGAAACCATCGCCCTGCTCTATCCCGGCGCGCGCTTCCCCTTCGAAGGCACCGTCCAGGATGTCGCTACCGGCGACATCAATGGCGACGGGCTGCCGGATCTTGTCGTGGTAACCAGCGACTCGGTGAATTTCGTCGTAGACGCCCGCCTCGTCTCGCTGTTGAACCGGAGCGATGGCACTTTCAGCGCCCCGAACTCCGTCAGCGTGGGGGAACTGCCCGCAGACGTGACCCTCGCCGACATGAACAACGATTCCAACCTCGACGCCATATTTGCCGGATTCATCGATGACAGCGTTTTCATCGCGCTGGGCAATGGCGATGGCACCTTCGATGAGCTCGTGGGTTTCAACGCCTCGGTCGAAGGAACCGGCGACGTGGCCATTGGCGACATCAACAACGACGACGTGCTCGACGTCGTCGCCAGCAGCAGCAATTCCGGCGTTATCAACTTCTTCCTAGGAAACGGCGACGGGACGCTTCAGGAGCCAACCGCGCTCCAGATCACGGGTAACAATATCCTGGATCTCGGCCTGGCAAAGGCCAATGGCGACGACAACCTCGATCTGTACGTGCTGAACCGCGGGCTATCCAAATTCGAGATGCGCCTGGGCAACGGAGACGCAACGTTCCAGGATCCCGTCAGCTACGATGCCGTCTTCGCTCCTGACCATCTCGTACTGGCCGACTTGAATGGCGACGACGTTCTCGATGTGGCCTTCTCCGGACAGGAAGCCCCCCTGGGCGTCTTGCTCGGCGCCGCCGACGGCACCTTCAGCCCCCAGGTGACTTACCCGATAACGGGGAGCGCGCGCTGCGTTTCCGCCGGGGATTTTGACGGCGATGGCAGCATCGATCTGGCCACCGCGAACAGCATCCTCAATTCCGGTAACATCAACTTGTTCTTCAACGACGGCGACGGCGCGTTCCCCGAAATACGAATCGTGGGCTCCTCGCGATTTACCCGATGCATCACAAATCTTGACGCGGACGGCGATTCAATCGTCGATCTGTTGCCGCTCACCGGTTCGGGCTACGGCGATATCGTCGTACTGCGCGGACTGGGCGATGGCATCTTTGACACCCAGCTCGTCGTACCCACCGGCGATTTCGGCAACCGCTCTCTCAATGCAACCCACATGGATGGTGACGATCACCTGGACCTGGTCACCGTTCGCACCACCGACGGACAGGTGCTGGTGTTTCCAGGCAATGGCGACGCAACCTTCGCCGCACCCATCGCCTCGCCCCTGGCCACCGGATTCAATGACTTGGTCCTCGGCCGGGTTAACAGCGACAACCTGCCCGATATTGTCTCCGCCCATGCGACACCCGGCCGGGTCGGCATCATGCTCGGCAGCGGCGAAGGTTCCTTCCAGTCTCCCACGTTCATTGAATCGGGAAGCCGCGTCGCGAGCGTGGCCCTCGGCGATTTTGATCGCGACGGCGCGACAGACGTGGCCGCGGTGCCCTCGCCGAGCAACGGGGTCACCATCCTCCTCGGCATCGGAGACGGAACCTTCCAGAATCCCTTCGATGTTTCGGGCGGAAGTTCGCCGCAGGTTGTGAAAGTAGCCAATATCAACCAGGACAACAACCCAGACCTCGTCACCACCGAGTTCGGGGGCGGGCCGCGGATCTACCTCGGCAACGGCGACGGTTCATTCCAATCGCCCTCCCCGGCAGGCAGCGGACAGCTCGCTATTGCCGTGGGCGATCTGAATGGCGACGGTGATCTTGATGTAGTGGGCTCCAACTTCAACGACAGCACCATCTACGTCAGTCTCGGTCGCGGCGATGGCACCTTCCAGAACGCCGTCTCGTTTGAGATACCCAATCGGCCCTACGACGCCAGCTACTACCGCCTGCACATCGCGGATGTGACCCTGGACGGCGCACCGGACATCCTGTTCGGCGAAGAACCCGGCATCGAATCCGTCGGCGTCATCGTCGGCGACGGCACCGGATTCTTCTCCGGCGCAAGCAGCTACGACCTGACCGACCCCTTCACAACCGGCCTCGCCGTGGGCGATTTCAACGAAGACGGCCTGCCCGACATCGCCGCCGGCAACGGCGGGGCGAACAATATCTCAATCCTCCTGCATCGATAG